A single genomic interval of Panthera tigris isolate Pti1 chromosome E3, P.tigris_Pti1_mat1.1, whole genome shotgun sequence harbors:
- the EPHB4 gene encoding ephrin type-B receptor 4, whose product MELRALLCWASLVAALEETLLNTKLETADLKWVTFPQVEGQWEELSGLDEEQHSVRTYEVCDVQRAPGLAHWLRTGWVPRRGAVHVYATLRFTMLECLSLTRAGRSCKETFTVFYFESDADTATAFTPAWMENPYIKVDTVAAEHLTRKRPGAEATGKVNVKTLRLGPLTKAGFYLAFQDQGACMALLSLHLFYKKCAQLTVNLTRFPETVPRELVVPVAGSCVADAVPTPGPSPSLYCREDGQWAEQPVTGCSCAPGFEAAEGNTKCRACAQGTFKPLSGEGSCQSCPANSHSNTIGSPVCQCRVGYFRALTDSRGAPCTTPPSAPRSVVPRLNGSSLRLEWSAPLESGGRDDLTYALRCRECRPGGSCTPCGGDLTFDPGPRDLVEPWVAIRGLRPDFTYTFEVTASNGVSSLATGPVPFEAVNVTTDREVPPPVSDIRVTRSSPSSLSLAWAVPRAPSGAVLDYEVKYHEKGTEGPSSVRFLKTSENRAELRGLKRGASYLVQVRARSEAGYGPFGQEHHSQTQLDENESWREQLALIAGTAVVGVVLVLVVIVIAVLCLRKQSSGREAEYSDKHGQYLIGHGTKVYIDPFTYEDPNEAVREFAKEIDVSYVKIEEVIGAGEFGEVCRGRLKAPGKKESCVAIKTLKGGYTERQRREFLSEASIMGQFEHPNIIRLEGVVTNSVPVMILTEFMENGALDSFLRLNDGQFTVIQLVGMLRGIASGMRYLAEMSYVHRDLAARNILVNSNLVCKVSDFGLSRFLEENSSDPTYTSSLGGKIPIRWTAPEAIAFRKFTSASDAWSYGIVMWEVMSFGERPYWDMSNQDVINAIEQDYRLPPPPDCPTSLHQLMLDCWQKDRNARPRFPQVVSALDKMIRNPASLKIVARENGGASHPLLDQRQPHYSAFGSVGEWLRAIKMGRYEESFAAAGFGSFELVSQISAEDLLRIGVTLAGHQKKILASVQHMKSQAKPGAPGGSGAPTPQY is encoded by the exons ATGGAGCTCCGGGCTCTGCTTTGCTGGGCTTCGCTCGTCGCGGCTTTAGAAG AGACCCTGCTGAACACGAAACTGGAAACTGCAGACCTGAAGTGGGTCACGTTCCCTCAGGTGGAGGGGCAG TGGGAGGAGCTGAGCGGCCTGGATGAAGAGCAGCACAGCGTTCGGACCTACGAGGTGTGCGATGTGCAGCGGGCCCCGGGCCTGGCCCACTGGCTGCGCACCGGCTGGGTCCCGCGCCGGGGAGCTGTCCACGTGTATGCCACGCTTCGCTTCACCATGCTCGAGTGCCTGTCCCTGACCCGGGCCGGGCGCTCCTGCAAGGAGACCTTCACTGTCTTCTACTTCGAGAGCGATGCTGACACGGCCACAGCCTTCACGCCAGCCTGGATGGAGAACCCCTACATCAAG GTGGACACAGTGGCTGCTGAGCACCTGACCCGGAAGCGCCCTGGGGCCGAGGCAACGGGGAAGGTGAACGTGAAGACGCTGCGTCTGGGCCCACTCACCAAGGCTGGCTTCTATCTGGCCTTCCAGGACCAGGGTGCCTGCATGGCCCTGCTGTCCCTGCACCTCTTCTACAAGAAGTGCGCCCAGCTGACCGTGAACCTCACCCGCTTCCCGGAGACTGTGCCTCGGGAGCTTGTGGTGCCCGTGGCGGGGAGCTGTGTGGCTGACGCcgtccccacccccggccccagccccagcctctatTGCCGGGAGGATGGCCAGTGGGCCGAGCAGCCGGTTACGGGCTGCAGCTGTGCCCCAGGGTTCGAGGCCGCCGAGGGGAATACCAAGTGCCGAG cctgtGCCCAAGGCACCTTCAAGCCCTTATCTGGGGAGGGGTCCTGCCAGTCGTGTCCAGCCAACAGCCACTCCAACACCATCGGCTCGCCCGTCTGCCAGTGCCGCGTTGGGTACTTCCGGGCCCTCACAGACTCCCGGGGTGCGCCCTGTACCA CGCCGCCCTCTGCTCCGAGAAGTGTGGTTCCCCGGCTGAATGGCTCCTCCCTGCGCCTGGAGTGGAGCGCCCCCCTCGAGTCCGGGGGCCGAGATGACCTCACGTATGCGCTGCGCTGCCGGGAGTGCCGCCCTGGGGGGTCCTGCACACCCTGCGGAGGAGACCTGACCTTCGACCCTGGCCCCCGGGACCTTGTGGAGCCCTGGGTGGCGATTCGTGGGCTGCGTCCTGACTTCACCTATACGTTCGAGGTCACCGCCTCGAATGGGGTGTCCTCCTTAGCCACCGGACCTGTCCCGTTTGAGGCTGTGAATGTCACCACTGACCGTGAGG TACCGCCCCCAGTGTCCGACATCCGGGTGACGAGGTCATCACCCAGCAGCTTGAGCCTGGCCTGGGCTGTTCCCCGGGCACCCAGCGGAGCCGTGCTGGACTACGAGGTCAAGTACCACGAGAAG GGCACAGAGGGCCCCAGCAGCGTGCGGTTCCTGAAGACGTCTGAAAACCGGGCAGAGCTGCGGGGACTGAAACGGGGAGCCAGCTACCTGGTCCAGGTGCGGGCGCGCTCCGAGGCCGGCTACGGGCCCTTCGGCCAGGAGCACCACAGCCAAACACAGCTGGACG AGAATGAGAGCTGGCGGGAGCAGCTGGCCCTGATCGCAGGCACGGCGGTCGTGGGTGTGGTGCTGGTCTTGGTGGTCATCGTCATCGCCGTCCTGTGCCTCAG GAAGCAGAGCAGCGGGAGAGAAGCTGAATACTCAGACAAACACGGACAGTATCTCATCGGGCACG GTACTAAGGTCTACATTGACCCCTTCACTTACGAAGACCCTAATGAGGCTGTAAGAGAGTTTGCAAAAGAGATCGATGTCTCCTATGTCAAGATTGAGGAGGTGATTGGCGCAG GCGAGTTTGGCGAGGTGTGTCGGGGGCGGCTCAAGGCCCCTGGGAAGAAAGAGAGCTGTGTGGCCATCAAGACCCTGAAAGGGGGCTACACGGAGAGGCAGCGGCGGGAGTTCCTAAGTGAGGCCTCCATCATGGGCCAGTTCGAGCACCCCAACATCATCCGCCTGGAGGGCGTGGTCACCAACAGCGTGCCCGTCATGATCCTCACCGAGTTCATGGAGAATGGCGCCCTGGACTCCTTCCTGCGG CTGAACGATGGGCAGTTCACCGTCATCCAGCTGGTGGGCATGTTGCGGGGCATCGCCTCAGGCATGCGGTACCTGGCTGAGATGAGCTACGTCCACCGAGACCTGGCTGCCCGTAACATCCTGGTCAACAGCAACCTTGTCTGCAAGGTTTCCGACTTCGGGCTTTCCCGCTTCCTGGAGGAGAACTCTTCTGACCCCACCTACACGAGCTCTCTG GGGGGAAAGATTCCCATCAGATGGACAGCCCCCGAGGCCATCGCCTTCCGGAAATTCACATCTGCTAGTGATGCCTGGAGCTACGGAATTGTGATGTGGGAGGTCATGTCATTTGGGGAACGTCCATACTGGGACATGAGCAATCAGGAT GTGATCAATGCCATTGAACAGGACTAccggctgcccccacccccagactgcCCCACTTCCCTGCACCAGCTCATGCTGGACTGTTGGCAGAAGGACCGGAACGCACGGCCCCGCTTCCCCCAGGTGGTCAGCGCCCTCGACAAGATGATCCGGAACCCAGCCAGTCTCAAAATCGTGGCCAGGGAGAATGGCGG GGCCTCGCACCCACTCCTGGATCAGCGGCAGCCTCACTACTCAGCTTTCGGCTCTGTGGGTGAGTGGCTTCGAGCCATCAAGATGGGAAGATACGAAGAAAGTTTCGCAGCCGCTGGCTTTGGCTCCTTCGAACTGGTCAGCCAGATCTCCGCTGA ggACCTGCTCCGAATTGGAGTCACTCTGGCGGGACACCAGAAGAAAATCCTGGCCAGTGTCCAGCACATGAAGTCCCAGGCCAAGCCTGGAGCCCCGGGTGGGTCGGGAGCACCAACCCCCCAGTACTGA